In Bacillota bacterium, the sequence AGACACCACTGGCACTGGCCTGGGATAACCCTCGAGTCACACCGGCACCGTCGCCAATGGCAAAGAGATTGGGCACCTTGGTTTCTAGCTGTTTATCCAGCTCAATACGGGCGCTGTAGAATTTCACCTCTACCGCATACAAGAGGGTATCGGCATTGGCAGTTCCCGGAGCTACGGTGTCGAGGGCATAGATCATCTCGATAATATTGTCGAGGTGCCGCTTGGGCAAAGCCAGACTCAAGTCACCGGGGGTAGCATTTAACGTTGGTTTAGTGAAGCTCTGACTGAGGCGATGTTGTGTCGTTCGTCGCCCGTTGATCAGATCGCCAAACCTTTGAACCAGGACTCCGCCTCCTAACATGTTGGAGAAGGAGGCAATGCGCTTTCCGTATTGATGGGGCTCATTAAAGGGTTCCGTGAACCGATTGCTGACCAACAAAGCAAAGTTGGTGTTCCCACTGCGTCGGGCAGGATCACTGTAACTGTGTCCATTGACCGTAGTGATTCCGTCGGTGTTTTCTGCCACCACATAGCCGTGGGGATTCATGCAGAAGGTACGCACCGGATCCTGGTACTTCTTGGTACGAAAAACCAACTTGGCTTCATAGACTTCGTCGGTGATGGGCTGGAAAATTTCCGCGGGCAGTTCTACCCGCACTCCGATATCCACTTGGTTATTGAAGAGCTTGAGCCCCAGCTCTTTGCACTGCTGGGAGAACCACTCAGCTCCCGCTCTACCGGGAGCAGCGATCACAAACTTGGCGGATACCTTTTCCTGCCTCTTCCCGCTTTCAGTGTGCAATGAGATCCTATCGGTCTCCGGCTCGATGGCCGTCACCTTGGTCTGGAAACGAAATTCAATTCTTTCCTCCAGTAGTTCGTACAGTCTTTGCAAAATAGCATAGTTGTTTTCGGTACCTAGATGTCGAACCGATCCCTGAAGCAAGTGAAGGTCTCCCGCCAGGGCCTTTCGGATCAGTTCGGTGTTGTTGGAGCTGTAGACTTTGGAGGGGGCTCCCAAGTTGACGTTGATCTGGTCAACGTAGTTGATCAGATCCATCACCTGCGAGTCAGGAAGGTATTCGTTGAGCCACCCACCAAAGGCAGTAGTCAGATTATACTTCCCGTCGGAAAAGGCGCCGGCACCGCCGAAGCCCCGCATAATGCTGCAGCTGGAACAATTGATACACTGATCCACCTGTTGGGTACTGATGGGACATCGACGCTCTTTTAGGGAGCGACCCTCTTCCAGGACGATGACCTTCAGCGGCTTTTGGGCCTTGGTCATCAATTCGTACGCGGCAAAAATCGACGCAGGACCGGCGCCGATGATGGCAACATCACAAGTTGTGTTAGACATTTCTCGAACTCCTTTGCTTGCGAACTCAAGTGGCAGGATCGCCCAAGGGCCTTCGCCCTGGGGCAAGATGGAATGAGCCAATGAGATCGCCACCACCATCGAGCCGATGGCGATGAACGGTAGCTTCCTAATAACCAGCCTGATGATCAGCTGTGACTAGGAGTTGGGCACGGAACCCACACAACTCATTATACCAGGTTTAGATGGAAACAGGAGGGCTAGCGGCGAATTTCCCGCCGAAGCCCTCCTGCAACAAAAGGAAATCTACTTAATAACTCCTAACTCTTTGCCAACTTCAGTGAAAGCCTGAATACCAAAGTCTAGGTCCTCTCGGCTGTGGGCCGCGGAGACCATTACTCGGATACGGGCCAAGCCCCGGGGAACGGTGGGGAAGCCAATGGCTTGGGCAAAAACCTGTTTTTCCGCGAGTTTTTGGCTGAACTGCCGAGCGACTCCGGCATCTCCCAGGATCACAGGGGTAATGGGAGTCTGGCTCTGCCCGATATCGAATCCTAGATCCTCTAGAGCAGCCTTGAAGTAACGGCCGTTATCCCACAGTTTTGTCACCAGTTCGTCGCTTTCCGACAAGGTTCTCACGGCAGCGACACAGGCCGCGACATCGGCGGGGGTCACTGCTGAGCTAAAGAGGAAGGGGCGAGCCTTCTGGGCCAGATACTCGATCAATTCCTCCGATCCCGCTACAAAGCCGCCGACAACTCCCATGGCCTTGGATAGGGTTCCTACTTCGACATCAACTTGCCCGTGAAGATTGAAGTGATCGACGATACCTCGACCATTGGAACCCAATACACCCTCCCCATGGGCATCGTCTACCACGGTGATGGCTCCATATTTCTTGGCCAGTTCAACGATCTCCGGTAGGGGAGCAATGTCGCCATCCATGCTGAAGACGCCGTCGGTGATAATTAACCGTCTTCCCTCAACGGGTTCCTGCAGCCTTTCCTCGAGACTGGCCATATCGGCGTGCTCGTAAACCTTAATCGTTGCCCGGCTGAGGCGACAACCATCGATGATACTGGCGTGGTTGAGGCTATCACTGTAGATAGTATCGCCCTTACCGACCAAGGCGGGGATTACTGCTAGATTAGCGGCAAAGCCCGATTGGAAGGACAGGACTGCCGGAACCTTCTTGAATTTGGCCAGCTCCCTCTCCAGCTCTTTGTGGAGCTCCATGGTACCGGCGATACTACGCACCGCACCGGGACCGACGCCGTAGCGGTCGATGGCTTCCTTAGCGGCCATACGCAGCCGGCGATCCGCCGCTAACCCCAGGTAGTTATTGGAGCAAAAGTTGAGCATTTTGGTTCCATTTACCGTTACCCATGCTCCTTGGGGACTGTCCAAAGTCTGGATTGTATTGTACAGATTTTCGCTCCGAAGTCGCTCTAATTCATCCTTGATAAAGGACAATGGTTGACTCAGCATGTACTTCTCTCCCATCCTTAGTGATTCTTAGCCACAGTTGGCCCTGTCAGCTCCTGGTTTCGAGGTATCAGCCTAGGCATCCTTCAGCTTGTCACCGTCGGGGTACAGCAATACTTTGCCGGTGGCGCCGGAATTCATCAGCTCCATAGCCTTGTCGACTTCATCGAAGGTAAAGCGGTGGGTGATGATGCTGGAGACATCCAATCCCGCTGCCAAAGCTGCTTCCATATCATACCAGGTGTCATACATGCGCCGGCCGTTGATTCCGGTGATGGTAATCTGGTTAAAGATGATTTCGTCAAGATTCAGTTCCACCGGTCGGGAGAAGATGCCCAACAGGGAAGCCGTTGCACCCTTGCGCAAGGCGGCAATTCCACTGGCCAAAGCTGCCGTAGAACCCGACATTTCAATCAAGGCATCGGCTCCGAGACCAGTGTGGTCCTTTACAAACTCTTCGACGTTGTCCTCTAGGGGGTTAATTACCCAATCGGCACCTGCCTCTTTGGCAAGGTTCAGGCGATAGGGATTAATGTCCGTGGCAAAGATCTGCTTGGCGCCTGCTTGTTTGGCCACCGCGACGGTGAAGAGCCCAATGGGACCGCACCCTGTTATCAAAACGTTCTGCCCCGTCAACTTGTGGGGAGAAGCTGCGTGGAAGGCATTGCCCAAGGGATCGTGGATCGCTCCGATGGCCGGGTCGCTGCCCTCCGGTAAAACCCAGACGTTGCTGGCGTCGATGGCCGCGTACTCGGCGAAAATCCCATCGGTATCAACGCCAAGGATTTTGACATCGTCGCAGATGTGTCCCTGTCCCGTCCGACAGTAATAGCAGGTGTTGCAAACGAAGTGGCCCTCCGCGGTCACCAATTGCCCCAGCTCCAGCCCCTTGACATTACTTCCCAACTGGACGATTCGTCCGGCAAATTCATGACCGATGGTTACCGGGGGCTTGATGCGGTTCTGGGACCATTGATCCCAGTTGTAAATGTGGAGGTCGGTCCCACAGATAGAAGCGACCTCAATTTTCACCAGGACTTGATCATCGCGAATTTCTGGAATTGGCACTTCGACCAGTTCCAGACCGGGCCCGGCAGTAGTCTTTCTCAGCGCTTTCATATTCTTCACCTCAAATTCAAAGAAATTTGCTTTGGGTTGACAATCCTAGTAGATTTCGGTGTTCAATTGGTGCTGGTATCCAGCCATTTGCATCATGGCAGCGTGCATTCTCTCAATATGTTTACGCATGATCGCCTGCGCCCGGTCGCCATCACCGTCTTCGATGGCTTGAAGGATATCGAGATGCTCCCGATGCATGACTTTGGCGGCTTCCGGGGAGTGCATGACGTAATTCAGATAAGCCCGGCTGCAAAGGGGGTCAACGGCAGTAGATATCATGTGCACCAGTCGCTTATTCCCGGTGGTCTCCACCAGTTTACGATGGAACTCCCGCTCCAAATCGTAGAACCTGCGGATGTCTCCCGTTTCAACGGCCTTGCCCACTTCCTCCAGGTGTTGTCGCAGGCGGCTGACATCTTCATAGGTAGCCTGATGGGCCAGCTTCTTGGCCACATACCCCTCCAGGACCCGGCGGATCTCTGTTACTTCAATGGCATCGGTATAGTCGTCGGGCTTAACCAGAGCGCCTACCTTGGGAACCAGCTGAATTAGCTGTTCCTGCTCCAAGCGCTTCAGTGCGTCCCGGACCGGCGAGCGACTGACGTTATAGCGGCGGGCTAAATCGTTTTGACTTAACACAGTGCTGGGAGGGATTACCCCCAATAGAATTTCTTCCTTTAGTTCTCGGTAGATGGCGTCGGAACGATTCTCCGTTGTGCCTTCGGTGCCGGCTTTCTTCAATGCTCCTCACCCTCTTTCACCCGCTCAGCCCCCATTGATAATATGCGGGTTTTGCACCGCTGAAGACCTGCTTGTATACAAGTTAGACATTAATTCCCTAACTCCTTGCCGGGGCAGCTTCCAGGGGGAAATTTCCTCCCAGGGTATTAGGGGCTAATTCCCAGCGTATATATACTTGATAGCACTTAGAACCCGAGGTAGGTGAGAGAGGTGTGCGCTGCTTTCGGCCCTATCTATTTGGCGTGATCAATTTGCGGCGGTTGAGGCTGTGGGTCTGGGTGGCTTTGTTTGTCACCTTGATTCTGCTTTCCATCTCCTTGGCCAGGCATTTGCAGCCTGCTACCGGAAGCCACACCGAATGGAACATTGTTGCCTATGGCATCGATCCCGATCCCGGCCAATGGGAGGGAAAACTCCCCTTTGCCCAAACAAAATTAAAGGATGTAAGGGCCAGAGCCGATGCCATTTTGTTGATCAAAGTTGACATCAGCCAAGATACCGTTCGAGTGGTTCAGGTGCCTCGGGATTCCCTGGTCCTGACAGAACTGGGTTGGCAGAAGATTAACTGGCCGTTATTTGCAGGGGGCCACAAGTATGCGCAGGAGATGTTATTTCGTTTGGTTCCCCATCGCTTTGATAAGACTGTTATGGTCTCCTATGAAGGTCTCCAGGCCATCATCGATGCCATGGGTGGGGTGACAATTGAGGTGATGGAGGAGTTGGTCACCCCCAAGGGAAGCGTCTGGTTGTCCAAGGGGGTTCACAACTTAACGGGTAAGGAGGCCTTTCAATTTGTTCGTCATCGCTATAAAGACCCCCTCGGGGATTTGGGACGGATGCAGCGCCAGAAGCAATTGCTCGATGCCGTTCGACAAAAGGCGCTATCGCTGTCGCCCAGTGCCTACTATGAAGTGCTGAAGGTGGGGGTGGGAGCGGTGAAGACCGATCTGTCGCTGCGGGACATCGTGATTTTGGGGGAGTACTTTCTCACTGTCCGGCCCCAGGTGAAGTTCATGACCCTACCGGGGGAGGCCCGGCCTCCCGAATGGCACTACTATCCCAATCAGAAGGCCATTCTCGAAAAGGTTATACCCTTCATTAATGGGACTGATTCATAGCCCTTGCCGCTAACTGGCAGGGGTTTCATTTTTCCCTTGCTTGGGATTGTCCTGCATATTCAGGAACAAAAGGGAGCAACGTAACAATGAATTGTGCCATGGGTGAAGGATGTGGTTATTGTGAGTTGGCGATGGCCCGGTTTTGGCAAGCAGGCTCCGAAACCACCGGGCTCCCAGAGGAGGGCCGGAAAGCGCCGGGACTCCGACTCGGCTCAGGAGGAGCGGAAGCCGGAGATCAGGGAGTTCTTTGGGCATTACCGAGAGAAGCTGACGGAAGCCGGTCCCCTATCCCGTCGTCTCGACGATAACCTACAACGGGTGAAGACTGAATTCAGTGATTGGTCGGATCTTGTCGTCCGGAAAACCACTGTTGGCGAGCGGCAGATTCGGGTGGCTGTCTGTTACGTTGCTTCCATCGTGGACTCCAAGTCAATCGCCCAGAGTATCCTGTGGCCCCTGGGGGAAGACAGCCGCGAGTTGGGGGAAACCGCCTACTATTCCCCTGGAGCCACTTTAACGCGCATCAAGGGTATGGGAGTTTCCATCGGCGATCTCGCCGACGTCAAAGATTTTGAAACTCTAGCCATGGCAGTACTTACTGGCAAGTGTGTAATCCTCGTCGATGGGATTAGCCAAGCCGTTGCCGCGGACGTTCGCCAACCTCCCAGCCGAAATGTCACCGAGCCCTCTGCGGAAACCATTATTCGGGGTTCCCGGAAGGCTTTCACCGAGAGCATAGAGACAAACATCGGCCTGATTAGAAAGCGGCTTAAAACGCCGGACCTCAAGTTGAAGACGATGGAAGTGGGGCGGCGCAGCAAGACTAAGATTGCCTTGATGTATCTAGAAGGGGTGGTTAATCCCGGTCTTGTCGAGGAGGTAGTTAAGCGGATCAACGGTATTGATATCGACGTCATCTTGGAAAGCGGGTATATCGAGCAGTTTATTGAGGACAACTGGCTGTCCCCCTTTCCCCAGTGCGAGGCCACGGAGCGTCCTGACATGATAGTGGCGGCCATTGCCCAGGGAAAGGTGGTGCTTCTGACCGATGGTAGTCCCATGGTTTTGGAGATTCCTTCTACGTTAAATAATCTCATGCACAGTCCTGAGGATATTTACCAGCGGTGGATGGTGGCCTCAACGGTCCGTTTTCTCCGGTTCGTGGCAACCCTGATCTCCTTGACGCTGCCGTCCTTTTATATCGCTCTAACCTCTTACCATCCGGAAATGCTGCCCACAGAGCTGGCCCTGACCATAGGTGCGGCGAGACAAGGGGTGCCCTTTCCTTCCTTTGTGGAGGCCTTCATCATGGAGTTAGCCCTTGAACTATTACGGGAGGCGGGAATTCGCCTTCCCGCGCCTATGGGTCAGACGGTAGGTATTGTCGGTGGTTTGGTGGTAGGAGAGGCTGCGGTTCGAGCGGGACTAGTTAGTCCGGCGATGGTGGTAGTGGTGGCCACCACTGCTATCGCCAGCTTCGCCATTCCCAACTATGGAGCCTCCATCGCCTCTCGCTTGAATCGGTTCTGGCTGATGATCTGTACGACCGTCCTCGGGTTGTACGGCTTCATGTTGGGATTACTGGTGGTTCTCAGTCATCTATCGGGGCTGAAAACCTTTGGTGTCAGCTACATGTCACCCTTTGCACCTTTGAGCCTCTCGGCTCTGCGGGATACTATCGTGCGGCTTCCCCTGTTTACCCTTCGGCGTCGGGCCAGCTATCTAAGACCAGTGGACACCACAACCATGGATAAAGTCAGGGATGATCCTACCAAGCGAGGCGGAAGTGAATGGGGTTAAAAGGTATAAGAAAAGCCGTTGGTCTGTTGCTGGTATTTAGCTGTTTATTTAGCATGTCCGGTTGTTGGGATCGAACGGAGATCGAGGAACTTGCCTTTGCTTTAGGGGTTGCCGTGGATTTTCCCAAGGAGACAAAATCTAAGGATATCGAAGAGGCGCCGGTGAAGAAGGTTAACCCCAATATTGATGCGCCGGATATTGCCGTCAGTCCCGGGGAAAGGGAGGGCACCGTCTCCTTGGTTCCCGTCGAATATCTGATCACCGTAGAACTTCCAAATTTGAGGGCTTTGAGCAGCGGGCAAAGTGGGACCGCTGCCGGCGGAGGCTCAAAGCCCCGCCGGTTGGCCAGTGTGGTAGCCGCTAGTATGCAGCGAGCGGTGACGGCACTGTCGGAGCGGGTGTATCGCCCCCTGTTCTTCGGTCACCAGCGGGTCCTGATTATCGGCGAGGAAGTAGCCCGTCATGGAATCAAACCGATTATCGACTACTTCCTTCGCAACCTTCGCATTAACCCCAGGATGCGTTTCATGATCAGTAAAGGTGAGGCTAAGAAAGTTTTAGACATTGAGCCACAAATGGATCCCTTGACCTCCCGGTATCTGTTCAAGTTACTGCAGAATGCTCCCAACCATTCCTTTGGGGTGGATTCTAACTTGCTGGAGCTGACCAATCAGCTGATGGTCTCCGGCGACGCGGTGGTCAGTAGGGTAACTGCCGGTAAAGATGATGCGACAGTGGGTGGATCGGCGGTAATTCGCGACTGGAAGTTAGTCGGTTGGCTCGGGGAAGTGGAAACCCAGGGTTTCTGTTTAGCCAAAGGCTTGGCTCGCCAGGGTACCATCGGTGTTCCCATTCCCGACTATCCCAGCGAGGAGTTGGCCTACTACTATCGCAACGCCAAGTCCAAGATTGTGCCCATCGTGACCGAGGAGGAGGTCTCCTTCCAGATCCTTGTCGATTTGCGGGGCGGGATTACCCAGGAGACCGGTTATTTGGCTTTGAGCAAGGAACAGTTGGAATGGGCGGAAAGGGCCTTGGCGGCAGAGGTTTCCCGTCGCGTTAAGGCCGGGATTGATAAACTTCAGGAGTTTAAGGTCGATGCCTGTGAGTTCGGGCGGGCGGTGGAGCGGGCCAACTACCACCTATGGGAGACGAAGTATCGATCCCAGTGGGAAGAGATTTACCCCCACGTCAACGTGGAGGTGAATTCCGTCGTAACTATCCTATCCAGTGGAGTATTGTAGCTTGAATTAGGTAAGGCGAGGTGGCAAGTCCGGTATGGTAGAAGACAACGATCGTATTGGTGGCTTGGGGTTAGCCTTCCTCTTGGCAGCCGGGCTTGTTGAGGCTGGTACCTTAAAACTTCCCAGTCAGTTGGCCGCGTCGGTGGGAAGAGATAGTTGGCTGGTACCTCCGGTACTTGTGGTGGCCTGCTTCATTTCCCTCGCCTTCTTTTATTGGTTGGGCCGAAGGTTTCCTGAGGAGTCGGTGTTTGAATACAGTCCTCGCCTGATTGGCCGGATTCCTGCCCAATTACTAGCCCTGGTACTGAACCTCTACTGGCTCCTTCTGGTAGGAAGAATGCTCCGGGATTTCTCCGATACGATGCGGCTATCCCTGGTGGAATTTACTCCCGCAGAGATTGTCTGTGCTACCCTTTTGTTGGCGGCGGCATATTTAGCCCGCATGGGGCTCGAGCCCTTGACCCGAGGCGCCTTTGTGATCGTGCTTTTCACTACTCCCCTCATTGTGCTAATGTCCTTGGTGATTTTGGTCAATGCCAATTTCGGCAACCTGTGGCCCATCTTGACCAAAGGAATTTGGCCGGTGCTCAAGGAGGGCTTCTTGACTTCAGGAAGCGCAGAACAACTCAGTGCCCTATTTGTCCTCGTCCCCTTTCTTACTCATCCCCGGAAAACTTTACCAGCGGGAAGTCTAGCCCTAGGAACCATGCTGGTCGCTGATTGGCTGGTGGTGACTGGCACACAGACGGTGTTCAGCATACCTCACCTGGCCGAATTGCGAATTCCTATCCTGCCGGCCATTCAGTCGGTGGAGCTTCCGGTGATGTTTCTAGAAAGGCTGAGCTCCGTTTTCATCGCCGCTTGGATTGCTCGGGCCTTTATCACCATTGCCTTCACCCTGTGGTTAGCGGCAACGGGTCTAAAGCTGTGGACCGGCAGTGACACTCACCAAGTATATGTTTTTCCCCTGCTCCCGGTGATTTTCGTCATCGCCTTCTTACCGCTGACAATGGAAGCCCAGGCTGTGTTTGCGGACTTTCTCACCATCGTCGGGTTCTATCTGCAGATGCTGCTGCCCCCTCTGCTGTTACTGGTGGCAGCGGTGCGGGGACAGGGTAAGGCTCAGGGAGGGTGATGGTAACGGTGTTCTTGGCACAAACCGGTGGTAAGGGAATTGCTCAGGATCTTTATCAGTGGTCGGTGGAGTTCGTCAATCTGCCCCTGGCGGGCTTTGTGGTGTTCATCGGGCTGGCGATCCTACTTCTGGATCGGACCGACCTCAAGAAGAAGCAGAAGCACAAGGATGCGAAGATTAGTACGGTGTTGGGTATTGCCTACGTTGTTGGGGGATTGATCTTAGGAATCTGGCTCCTGATTTCCAGTTAGGTGCATGGGTCTTGGTATCTCCAGACCCAGGGGAGGAGGGGTGGTAGTGCTTGCAGACCGGGATCGAATCGGGGGGCTGGGCCTAGCCTTTCTCTTGGCAGCGGGGATGATTGAGGTAGGCGTCCTCAAATTGCCTCGGGTTCTGGCTGCCAAATTCGGTAGGGATTTGTGGCTGCTCCCACCGCTATTGCTGGTTACTTCTCTGATCTCCCTGGCGGTTTTCTGCTGGTTAGGAAGGAGATTTCCCCGAGAAACGGTATTTGAGTATGCTCCGCGCCTGGTGGGGAAGATCGGTGGACACATCCTTTCCTTAACTTTGGTTTTATTTTGGATTCTATGCGCGGCGAGAATGGTGCGGGAGTTTTCCGATTCCATACTGATGTCTTTAGTCCTCCTGACGCCCCGGGAAGTGGTCCTGATTGCAATGCTTCTGGCGACGGCTTACCTAGCGCGGATGGGTCTTGAGCCCCTTTGTCGAGCGGCGATTATTATCGTGCTTCTTACTATACCTATCGAAGTCTTCTTAACCGTGCTCACCTTAGTTGAGGCGGATTTCAGCCGACTCTGGCCGGTTCTCACCCAAGGGGTGGGGAAGGTGCTCAAGGGGGGGCGTACTGGCGCTGGGGCAAGTGGAGCAGTTGTCTGCCTTCTTTGTGCTTTTTCCCTTTCTCACCAGTCCCGATAAATCCTGGCGGGCAGGCAGTCTTGCCCTGGTCAGCGTGATCGGCTTCCTGTGGATGACTTCGGTTTCAGCCCAGCTGATCTTCGATATCCCTCTTCTAGTGAGCCTGAGAATTCCAGCATTGATGGCGATTCAGTCGGTGGAATTGCCCTTGCTGTTCCTAGAGAGACTAAGTTCTGTCTATATGGCTACTTGGATTGCCCAGGCCTTTGTTACCATTGCCCTTACCCTGTGGCTGGCCGCGGCTGGCCTTAGCTACTGGACCAAGACACAAGGTCATCAGGTCTATGTCTTTCCTCTGCTGCCGCTGGTGTACCTGCTGGCTACGATACCAACAACCTTTGAGGACGGGGATCAACTGGCCGAGTGGCTGAGCATCGCTGGGGCCTATCTGCAGATAGTGCTCCCGGCGGTGTTACTGCTCATCGCCATTCTTCGCAAAGAGGGAGAATCTGCCGGCTCCAAGTAATTGCCCCCAGCGCAGGAAGTGGCGGGAAGGAAGGCTAATATTCCCCATAGTATCTTCGGCAAATGTGGGGAGAGGGTTCTGATGGTGGGCAAAAGATTACGCTGGGTGGTTGTAGCCTGGGTCCTTTTCCTGGCGGGGATCCTTTTGACGGGATGCAGTCGGGGGCCTGTGTATACTACTGTAGCTGGGATGGTAGTGGATTCTACGGGCGTCCCGATGGCCAATGCCGCGATTTTCATCGGCGACGTGGCGGGAACCAGCAATTCTTCTGGACGCTTTTCCCTCACTCAGGTTCGCAGTGACGCCACCGAGGCTATCGTGATCCAGCCGGGAAGGCAGCCAGAGATCATCCCCGTGGCTTTAGCTCCAGATCCTCAGCAAATTACCCTAACAGTTTCCGGGCAGCCTCGCCGGGCCCGCTCCGGCGCCATGGTAGATTTCATTGTTTTGCTGCCCTCTTTGTGGGACACCGACCTGGATCATCCCTGGAATTTCACCTACTTGAGCCAAGCTGAGGTGGCCCGGGAGGCTAAAGCTTTACTGGGGATTCAGGATCTGAGGACGGTAGTGGACTATTTGACCCTACAGGAGCTGGGGCTAGTCTGTGATGCTTTGAAAACCAAAAACCTGGTTTGGATCAGCGATGAGCTGAAGCATCGGGTGCAGGTATATAACCGGGACCGGGAGGAAGTCCAGGATATTCCCTTTACCCAAATTAGCTCCACGGGGCGGGATGGACGTCGATCGGTCCGGGCCATTGGAGAGACCCTGGCAGCCTGGCTGGGTGAAGGGCCGCAACCGCAGCAGAAGCCAAGTCCTGCAGAACGGGATGAGGCCACCTTAGCCAAGGGAGCTCGGGAGTATATCGAAAATCGCTACAAAGTCACTTACCACGGGCCTGAGGTGGAAAGGATCAAGGGGGTGGCGGCACCGATTTTCGCCAATTCCGAGCGGCCAACGCTATCCTTTACCCTGGGTATTCTGGAGACCAAGGAGTACAACGCATTGGCATTGCCCGGCGGTTATATCTATATCACTCGGCCCCTATTGAACTTGATGGAAACGGAATCGGAATTGGCAGCGGTAATTGCCCATGAAACGGCACACATTACCCATATGCATGCTGTGGATAACTACCGTCGCCAGTTGGTGACGGTGCTGGCCACAGTGTTTCTCACGGTGGCCACCGGTGACGCTCAGGGCTCCGTGGATCTAGTGAACTTCTTTGAACAGTTTATTGCCGAAGGGTACAGTAAGAGTCAGGAGTATGATGCTGACGCCACGGGATTTCGGTATCTGATCAAAGCCGGTTACGATCCCGACGCTATGGCTAGTATGTTGGAGAAACTCTTGGCCCTGGAGCTAAAGTTTAATGGACGAGAGGTGTACAGCCGTACCCACCCGGCCACATCGGATCGGATCAGAGCCATCAACAACCACAGGGAGAGAATGGGGTATTATCGGTTATTGGGACAATATCTATAAATTAGCTCCCTTCTTTCCGTCAAGGAGGAAATTCGGGAGGATCTGGTAGAGGCAAGGGCCAATCAAGATGTTAGAAGAGTAAGTAGGTCGAATACCGACGCTGATAAGGAGGTCACAGCACTTTGCTTAAGACTATTGCAAACACTGTCAGGGGCTTGTCGGCCGATGGTGTTGAAAGGGCTAATTCTGGCCATCCGGGGATGCCCTT encodes:
- a CDS encoding GerAB/ArcD/ProY family transporter codes for the protein MLADRDRIGGLGLAFLLAAGMIEVGVLKLPRVLAAKFGRDLWLLPPLLLVTSLISLAVFCWLGRRFPRETVFEYAPRLVGKIGGHILSLTLVLFWILCAARMVREFSDSILMSLVLLTPREVVLIAMLLATAYLARMGLEPLCRAAIIIVLLTIPIEVFLTVLTLVEADFSRLWPVLTQGVGKVLKGGRTGAGASGAVVCLLCAFSLSHQSR
- a CDS encoding M48 family metalloprotease, with the protein product MVGKRLRWVVVAWVLFLAGILLTGCSRGPVYTTVAGMVVDSTGVPMANAAIFIGDVAGTSNSSGRFSLTQVRSDATEAIVIQPGRQPEIIPVALAPDPQQITLTVSGQPRRARSGAMVDFIVLLPSLWDTDLDHPWNFTYLSQAEVAREAKALLGIQDLRTVVDYLTLQELGLVCDALKTKNLVWISDELKHRVQVYNRDREEVQDIPFTQISSTGRDGRRSVRAIGETLAAWLGEGPQPQQKPSPAERDEATLAKGAREYIENRYKVTYHGPEVERIKGVAAPIFANSERPTLSFTLGILETKEYNALALPGGYIYITRPLLNLMETESELAAVIAHETAHITHMHAVDNYRRQLVTVLATVFLTVATGDAQGSVDLVNFFEQFIAEGYSKSQEYDADATGFRYLIKAGYDPDAMASMLEKLLALELKFNGREVYSRTHPATSDRIRAINNHRERMGYYRLLGQYL
- a CDS encoding Ger(x)C family spore germination protein — translated: MGLKGIRKAVGLLLVFSCLFSMSGCWDRTEIEELAFALGVAVDFPKETKSKDIEEAPVKKVNPNIDAPDIAVSPGEREGTVSLVPVEYLITVELPNLRALSSGQSGTAAGGGSKPRRLASVVAASMQRAVTALSERVYRPLFFGHQRVLIIGEEVARHGIKPIIDYFLRNLRINPRMRFMISKGEAKKVLDIEPQMDPLTSRYLFKLLQNAPNHSFGVDSNLLELTNQLMVSGDAVVSRVTAGKDDATVGGSAVIRDWKLVGWLGEVETQGFCLAKGLARQGTIGVPIPDYPSEELAYYYRNAKSKIVPIVTEEEVSFQILVDLRGGITQETGYLALSKEQLEWAERALAAEVSRRVKAGIDKLQEFKVDACEFGRAVERANYHLWETKYRSQWEEIYPHVNVEVNSVVTILSSGVL
- a CDS encoding GerAB/ArcD/ProY family transporter; protein product: MEQLSAFFVLFPFLTSPDKSWRAGSLALVSVIGFLWMTSVSAQLIFDIPLLVSLRIPALMAIQSVELPLLFLERLSSVYMATWIAQAFVTIALTLWLAAAGLSYWTKTQGHQVYVFPLLPLVYLLATIPTTFEDGDQLAEWLSIAGAYLQIVLPAVLLLIAILRKEGESAGSK
- a CDS encoding endospore germination permease → MVEDNDRIGGLGLAFLLAAGLVEAGTLKLPSQLAASVGRDSWLVPPVLVVACFISLAFFYWLGRRFPEESVFEYSPRLIGRIPAQLLALVLNLYWLLLVGRMLRDFSDTMRLSLVEFTPAEIVCATLLLAAAYLARMGLEPLTRGAFVIVLFTTPLIVLMSLVILVNANFGNLWPILTKGIWPVLKEGFLTSGSAEQLSALFVLVPFLTHPRKTLPAGSLALGTMLVADWLVVTGTQTVFSIPHLAELRIPILPAIQSVELPVMFLERLSSVFIAAWIARAFITIAFTLWLAATGLKLWTGSDTHQVYVFPLLPVIFVIAFLPLTMEAQAVFADFLTIVGFYLQMLLPPLLLLVAAVRGQGKAQGG